In the Mesorhizobium sp. M1D.F.Ca.ET.043.01.1.1 genome, ATGAACGGCACCGGCGTGTGGCTTTCGACTTCGAAGGCGACGGCGCCGCAGCGACAGGAGCCTTTGAGCAGGACAGGCATGGCGGGAGCTCCGTTTTCGTGTCTCAACCTGTCAGCATGCCTTTGGTTGCGGCGATGACAAGGCCCATGCCGGATGAGATGATCGCGGCATGGACAATGCGCGCCTTGAAGAACTGTTCGAAAGCCTGGGGCCGATCAGCATCCGAAAGATGTTCGGCGGCAAGGGCATCTATTGCGACGGCGTCATCGTCGCGGTCGTCGTGCGCGGCGAGCTGATGCTGAAGGCCGACCAGGAGAGCATTCCGGAGTTCGAGGCCGCCGGCTGCAGCCGGTGGACCTATACCGGCTCGCGCCATGGCAAGGAGGTGGCGATGCCCTATTGGAGCGTTCCCGATGACGCCTTCGACGATCCTGACGAAATGGCGATCTGGGTGCGGAGGGCGTACGAGGCCGGGCGAAGGGCGGGCAGATAAGGTCTACAGCGCCTTCGCGATCTCCGCTGCCAGCCGCGCATTGTTCTCGACCAGCGCTATGTTGGTCTTGAGGCTGCGGCCGCCGGTGAGTTCCAGGATCTTCGACAGCAGGAACGGCGTCACCGCCTTGCCGGTGACGTTCTGCGCCTCGGCGGCCTTCTGCGCGGCCTGGATATAGCCGTCCATCTCGGCGGCGGGGATCTCGTCATTCCGCGGCACCGGATTGGCGACCAGAATGCCGCCGCCAAGGCCGAGCGCTTGCCGCGTATGGTAGAAATGCGCGAAGTCCTGCGGGGCGTGCAGCGTCAGCGGCGCGCGGAAGGGCGATTGCCTGGACCAGAAGGCCGGCATGGTCTCGCAGCCATGGCCGACAACCGGCACGCCGCGCGTTTCCAGCACTTCCAGCGTCTTTTCGATGTCGAGGATGGCCTTGGCGCCGGCCGAGACGACGATGACCGGGGTGCGCGCCAGCTCGTCGAGGTCGGCCGAAATGTCGAAGCTCTTTTCCGCGCCCCTGTGGACGCCGCCGATGCCGCCGGTGGCGAACACCTTTATGCCGACCATGTGGGCGGCGATCATGGTTGCGGCAACGGTGGTGCCGCCGGTGCGCCTTTGAGCGACGGCAAAGCCGATATCGGCGCGCGACAGCTTCATGGCATCGCCGGTCATGGCGAGCGATTCGCGCTCGCCATCGGACAGGCCGATCTTGATGCGGCCGTCGACCACGGCGATCGTCGCCGGCACCGCGCCGCCGTCGAGGATGATCTGCTCGACCTTGGCCGCCATCGCGCCATTGTCGGGGTAGGGCATGCCATGGGTGATGATGGTGCTTTCCAGCGCCACCACCGGCCGCCCGGCAGCAAGCGCCTCCGCCACCGGCAGGTGGATGTCGATGAAGGGACGGGCGGTTTCCGGCGTCATGGCTATTCTCCAATCCGGAGAAACACTCCGGCAAGATGGTTTGGTGGTCCTATGCCACCTCCCGTGCCTCCGGCACAAGGGCAAGCGCCTGCGCGAAACTGGCGGCCGTGAAGGACGGGACCGCCTCCGCGCTCTCGATGGCGAGCATCGCCGCGGCAACACCTTCTCGCAGCGCTGCCCGCAAGGGCAGGCCGCGCAGCAGCGCGGCAACCGCGGCCCCGGTCAACGCGTCGCCGGCGCCTGTCACGTCGGCGACCCGTCGCGGCGCCGGCGGGTCGATGGCAAAGACGCCGGATTGGTCGAAGCCCAGCACCGGCGCGCTGCCCGCCGTGACCACGCCCGCCGCCAGCCCCACGCGCTTCAGCGCGTCGACAAGATTCCGGCCGGACATGTCGGCGCCGGCGAGCGCCGCCGCCTCGCGGCGGTTCATGAACAGCAGCGAGAGATTGCCGAGCAGTGGCGCCAGCCGCACGACCTTGGCCGGCGAGATGGCGATGGCGAAGACCGGCACGCCGCCGGCTTGCGCGACGAGACGCTCGAGCGCCGCGGTCGGCAGGTTCGCGTCGCAGAGGATCGCGTCAACCCCGGCGATCGCCTCGCGCACCTTGGCGCGGCGGATCTGCTTGGGGAAGGCGAGGTCGTAAAGGCCCATATCGGCAAAGCCGACGATCAGCTCGCCCTCGCCGTCGATCAGCGCCGTGTAGCTCGGCGTCGTGCGGTCGAGGAACACCACCGAAAGATCGTCGATGCCGGCGCCGGCGATCGCCGCTGCGACCGTCTCAGCCGCCGCATCGCCGCCGCGCACCGAAAGCAGCGAGGCCGACACGCCGCGCTTCACGACGCTGCGCAGCGCGTTGAAGACGCCGCCGCCGACATCCTCGCGCATGATGCCGGGGTTGGAAGCGGCGGGCACATAGACGCCCGACACCTGGCCGCGCCTGTCGATATGGGCGCCGCCCAGCGCCAGGATTCTTGGGGAAGTCGGCATGCCGGAGAAGTGACCTTCGTTGATTGTTCGCGTGCGCACACTAGGTTTCCGCGCATCGCCCCGCAATCGGCGTCGCGATTCGGGCCGGCCGGATAGCGAAGTCTCTTTTGGGCCAATAGCGTCGTCGCGCGCTAGTTCTAGTGAGACAAAACTAGAACAAATCGAGATATTGATTGTTTTTCAGTTGGTTGTTGCCTCTTGCCAAATGAGAACAAAAAAGGTACAAAACGGCAGGGATCGCGGATTGTCCGGCCTTCATTGACGACCAAGGGGTGATGTATCATGGCTCAGAATTCTTTGCGGCTTGTAGAGGATAAGGCAGTGGACAAATCAAAGGCTCTGGATGCGGCGCTGTCGCAAATCGAGCGCGCTTTCGGCAAGGGCTCGATCATGCGGCTCGGCGCCAACGAGCAGGTGGTCGAGATCGAAACCGTGCCGACGGGATCGCTCGGCCTCGACATCGCGCTCGGCGTCGGCGGCCTGCCGCGCGGCCGCATCATCGAAATCTACGGGCCGGAAAGCTCGGGCAAGACGACGCTGGCGCTGCACACGGTTGCGGAAGCCCAGAAGAAGGGCGGCATCTGCGCCTTCGTCGATGCCGAGCACGCGCTCGATCCGGTCTATGCCCGCAAGCTCGGCGTCGATCTCGAAAACCTCCTGATCTCGCAGCCCGACACCGGCGAGCAGGCGCTGGAGATCTGCGACACGCTGGTGCGTTCCGGCGCCATCGACGTGCTGGTGGTCGATTCGGTCGCGGCGCTGACGCCGCGCGCCGAAATCGAGGGCGAGATGGGCGATGCGCTTCCCGGTCTGCAGGCCCGCCTGATGAGCCAGGCGCTGCGCAAGCTCACCGCCTCGATCTCGCGCTCCAACACCATGGTCATCTTCATCAACCAGATCCGCATGAAGATCGGCGTCATGTTCGGCTCGCCGGAAACCACCACCGGCGGCAACGCGCTGAAATTCTACGCCTCGGTGCGTCTCGACATTCGCCGCATCGGCTCGGTCAAGGACCGCGACGAGGTGGTCGGCAACCAGACCCGCGTCAAGGTGGTGAAGAACAAGCTGGCCCCGCCCTTCAAGGTGGTCGAGTTCGACATCATGTATGGCGAGGGCGTGTCGAAGACCGGCGAGCTCGTCGATCTCGGGGTCAAGGCTGGTGTGGTCGAAAAGTCGGGCGCCTGGTTCTCCTACAATTCGCAGCGTCTCGGCCAGGGCCGCGAGAACGCCAAGCTGTTCCTGCGCGACAATCCCGATACGGCGCGCGAGATCGAGCTGGCGCTCAGGCAGAATGCCGGGCTGATCGCGGAAAAATTCCTCGAGAATGGCGGCTCTGAAGGCGGCGACGACGGTTTTGAGGGCGAAGCCGGCGCGATGTGAGGCCAGGCAATTCCGGGAAAACTGCGCAGCGGTTTTCCGTCCGGAATTGCCTAGAGCGGCTGGATCGGCCGGAGTTTGGCCATAATCCTGTTATATTTGCATATGCTTATGTAATCGAGTTCTTGGTAATGCGTCCCGAACCGCCGGCCTTCGTGCCGGCGGTTTGCGTTTGGGGCGGGGACACACCCTGTCCAGCCGGTGGATTGGTCCAATTCCGTGTTTCTGGACAGGGTCAAGAGCTACGGCTAAAAGGCCAATCTACCTTCTGAAACACGAAGCCCATTTTGCCGCCGGCCCAGCCGGCGGTTCCTACGAAAAGGCAGTATCCATGAGTGGCGTGAACGACATCCGGTCGACATTCCTCGACTACTTCCGCAAGGAGGGTCACGAGATCGTTGCCTCCAGCCCGCTGGTGCCGCGCAACGATCCGACGCTGATGTTCACCAACGCCGGCATGGTGCAGTTCAAGAACGTCTTCACCGGCCTGGAGAAGCGGCCCTATTCGCGCGCCTCGACGGCGCAGAAGAGCGTGCGCGCCGGCGGCAAGCACAATGACCTCGACAATGTCGGCTATACCGCGCGCCATTTGACCTTCTTCGAGATGCTCGGCAATTTCTCGTTCGGCGACTATTTCAAGGAACGCGCGATTGAGCTTGCCTGGAACCTGATCACCAGGGATTTCGGCCTGCCGAAGGACAAGCTCCTGGTCACCGTCTATCACACCGATGACGAGGCGGCCGGCTACTGGAAGAAGATCGCCGGCTTCTCCGACGATCGCATCATCCGCATCCCGACGTCGGACAATTTCTGGGCGATGGGCGACACCGGACCTTGCGGACCGTGCTCGGAAATCTTCATCGACCGCGGCGAGCATATCTGGGGCGGCCCGCCCGGCAGCCCGGAAGAGGATGGCGACCGGTTCCTCGAATTCTGGAACCTGGTGTTCATGCAATACGAGCAGGTGACGAAGGACGAGCGAATCGACCTGCCGCGTCCGTCGATCGACACCGGCATGGGCCTGGAGCGCATGGCGTCCATCCTGCAAGGGGTGGAGAGCGTCTTCGAGACCGACCTGTTCAAGCATCTCATCGACGCCGCGTCCTCCGCGCTCGGGCAGAGTCCCAATCCGGAGAACGTCGCGTCCTACCGCGTGATCGCGGACCACCTGCGTTCATGTTCCTTCCTGGTGGCTGATGGTGTGCTGCCGTCCAACGAGGGCCGCGGCTATGTGCTGCGCCGCATCATGCGCCGCGGCATGCGTCATGCGCAGCTGCTCGGCGCGAAAGAGCCGCTGATGTGGCAGCTGGTGCCGGCGCTGGTGCGCGAGATGGGTCAGGCCTATCCGGAACTGGCGCGCGGCGAAGCGCTGATCACCGAGACGCTGAAGCTCGAGGAGACGCGTTTCCGCAAGACGCTGGTGCGCGGCCTCGGCCTGCTTTCCGAGGCGACGGAACAGCTCCATGCAGGCGACATGCTGGACGGCGAGACGGCCTTCAAGCTCTACGACACCTATGGCTTCCCGCTCGACCTGACGCAGGACGCGCTGCGCCAGCGCAGCATCTCTGTCGATCTTGCCGGCTT is a window encoding:
- a CDS encoding TfoX/Sxy family protein; protein product: MDNARLEELFESLGPISIRKMFGGKGIYCDGVIVAVVVRGELMLKADQESIPEFEAAGCSRWTYTGSRHGKEVAMPYWSVPDDAFDDPDEMAIWVRRAYEAGRRAGR
- a CDS encoding pseudouridine-5'-phosphate glycosidase, with the translated sequence MTPETARPFIDIHLPVAEALAAGRPVVALESTIITHGMPYPDNGAMAAKVEQIILDGGAVPATIAVVDGRIKIGLSDGERESLAMTGDAMKLSRADIGFAVAQRRTGGTTVAATMIAAHMVGIKVFATGGIGGVHRGAEKSFDISADLDELARTPVIVVSAGAKAILDIEKTLEVLETRGVPVVGHGCETMPAFWSRQSPFRAPLTLHAPQDFAHFYHTRQALGLGGGILVANPVPRNDEIPAAEMDGYIQAAQKAAEAQNVTGKAVTPFLLSKILELTGGRSLKTNIALVENNARLAAEIAKAL
- a CDS encoding carbohydrate kinase family protein, producing MPTSPRILALGGAHIDRRGQVSGVYVPAASNPGIMREDVGGGVFNALRSVVKRGVSASLLSVRGGDAAAETVAAAIAGAGIDDLSVVFLDRTTPSYTALIDGEGELIVGFADMGLYDLAFPKQIRRAKVREAIAGVDAILCDANLPTAALERLVAQAGGVPVFAIAISPAKVVRLAPLLGNLSLLFMNRREAAALAGADMSGRNLVDALKRVGLAAGVVTAGSAPVLGFDQSGVFAIDPPAPRRVADVTGAGDALTGAAVAALLRGLPLRAALREGVAAAMLAIESAEAVPSFTAASFAQALALVPEAREVA
- the recA gene encoding recombinase RecA, yielding MAQNSLRLVEDKAVDKSKALDAALSQIERAFGKGSIMRLGANEQVVEIETVPTGSLGLDIALGVGGLPRGRIIEIYGPESSGKTTLALHTVAEAQKKGGICAFVDAEHALDPVYARKLGVDLENLLISQPDTGEQALEICDTLVRSGAIDVLVVDSVAALTPRAEIEGEMGDALPGLQARLMSQALRKLTASISRSNTMVIFINQIRMKIGVMFGSPETTTGGNALKFYASVRLDIRRIGSVKDRDEVVGNQTRVKVVKNKLAPPFKVVEFDIMYGEGVSKTGELVDLGVKAGVVEKSGAWFSYNSQRLGQGRENAKLFLRDNPDTAREIELALRQNAGLIAEKFLENGGSEGGDDGFEGEAGAM